The genomic DNA GAACGAACGACGAGTGGCAATGATGTAGGCCCTCAGCCTCTGGATCCAAGCACGATAGAATTCGAGCTCTGAACGGATTACGTCGTCGGGTCTTACAGCGAGTCGCTCTCGCGCCCTTCTTAACCAAGACGACCTCGTTGTTACAGGCATCAGAGCGGTCTCACCAATCTAAATAACGAATTACTCTCggagcaaaaaaaaatggaatgagATGTGCAGAATTTGGAGGCCTATTTATAGAATGAAGGGCACAATTTCTGAAGACAAACGACCAGTCAGAACCTCGGAAATCACACCCATTAAATGATCAACACGAATCATAGCGATTATTGGATAAAAAGAGGCTAACGCAATAAAGCCAATCAAGTTCAAAAGGAGCCGACCCCGGAAACACGGCAACCATAGAATTAAAAGGGAGCATATCCCCGCAAACGGCAACTCAAAACAAAAGCACACAACGAAGGGAGCCGACCCCTGAACATGGCAGCCCAAAATTCACGATAAACAGATAGTGTTGGGAGCCGACCCCAATACGGCTAAGACCTTATCAAACCAGACCGACGACCGGAGAGTCCTCTCGTTCATGGGTAGAGACTTGTTCGGTTTGCTCTTTCCCCTGAGCGACGACCTGCCCACCTTCCCCTTCTACCTGGGCGACGACCTGTTCTTTCCTCCTAGGCGACGGCTTCAACACTCTGCACCTCCACTCGCTCATCCCCAAGTATTTCCGTCGCAAAGGTACTCCCATGCGCCTCGGTCGTCTCCTCTTCCTCGTCTCTGGACGTCCCATCCTTGCACTCATGATGAACTTCCTCGAAGCCCGGCGACCTGACCCATTCCGCCTTTGGAAGGGGAGTAGCAAAACACGAGGACATGTCAAAGTCGCCATCAATGATATCGGGAATGAAGACCTGTTCAACTTCCTCCTTAAGCTGAGCAGCCACAATATCAACCCTCTCAATGACCCCGTCAGCCAGAAGAGAGATTTGACCATTTGTGACGAGTGCCTCCAATATACACTTATTCCCGACGGCCTGGTTATACTCCAAGAACTACGGACGAGAATCTTCAAATGCATCAGCATAACTCTTGTGCTTCGATAAAAGCCTCTGAGCACGACCGGCAAGATGGTGATATGCGAAAAGTTTCATATAAAGACCATAGTTTTCTCGACGCACCCGCAACCTCTTCGTTTCAGACTCCAGGGCTATCTTCAGCTATACACGCGACAACTCAGCAGTCCCCAGCTTGACACGAAGCTCGTCCCTCTCGGATACCAACCCGCCATGACTATGTTCGAGTTTCGCGGCTTGTTCCTTCAGCTTTCGGTTTGAACGTAGGGCCTCCGCCAGTTGATTTTCGAGCCAAGAGACTTTCTCAGCAGAGGGGTCAGGACGCTCGGCAGCAGCAGCTTCTAACTCGCGGATGTTGCGCTCGTAACGAGAAACCGCCTGATTGATTGTCGCAATAAGCTGCAAAATGGAAAACTcagtcaaaatatttaaaaggaTGGCCGTAACCGTAAACACATCCAGAGGATAGGAAAACAAACCTCAAACGACGTCTTCGCAACATCAGTGACCGAGTCCTTCTCCCACATCCGGTAAACCGGTATAAGGTTCCCCGTGCCAAAATGAATTTTGCGGAAAAGCTGAGCATAGGAAAGAGAGTCAGTCGGGAAGGAACGAGTTGTCGTGGAGTAGCGGAAGTCCCACTCATAGTCACCCTTTTTCTGCCTCTTAGCTGACTCGGGAACAGACGAACCCGCACCGTCCTTCCTCTTTTGCAGAGTACTCGCCCCAGCCCGTTCAACGGCGTCTGAACGACCAGACGTTTCGTTCCTTTTCCCTAAGGAAAGTGTTCCAGCTGAGCCGACCTAACgcttaggaggtggaggaggaacgACGGCCTTCTTCCCCGCACGTGCCTCGGCGAGACGGGCCTCCTGCGACGAAACAGTCTTCTTTCCCGCTAACGGTTCGGGCAACGGATCCTCAGAATGATCGCGTGGACGAGGAGGGTCGGAAAGCGGAGTGGACGGCGTCCCAGTAGATCGACGGAAACGAGTGGACACATTAGGAACCTCCAAGTTTAGACGCCCCATTCCTTCGACGAgatatttcaaaaacataaataaataaataaataaataaagatgagCTCGGCCACACATAACTCGCTTAGATACTTACTTGTCGATCTGGAAGTTTTTGCTTTCGATGACAAAGTATTCCTCACTGATGTCTTTCTCGTCGCTCGAGTCGTCCCCGGTCAAACGTAAGGACCAACCGACTTGATCTTGTCATCCTCAGCACGAAAAGGAGCAGGATAGGGAAGCAGACACCATGGCACAGAAACTGCAAGACAAAAACAGGGTTAATCACGATATCagaaaaccaaagtaaaaaagcTACAGAGCAAGTCGGCTACCGGGTGAAAAATTCCACCCAGAGTATAAGGGAATTGAAGGATCTTTGACGACCCCCGGAACTACTTTCATAAAGAAATACGAGCCGGCCCAGTTGTAAGTCTTCCCCTTCATCCCCTCAACAAGTATCGGCCTCCTCGAACCAACGTAATAGGTGCCCGGTGTTTTGTTTCGGTTTATGAGAATAAACCGGGTAAGTTCCTCCAAGTGTTCGACCGAAAGATTGATCCCCATTACCTCGGCCAAGATAGAGATGCCGACCGCATTACGAAAAGTCGCCATCGCAAATTGGGATATCGCCATCTTACGATTGGCCAAGTACGACATTAAGAAAGCAGGGAGGGGAACTGTGATTGCACACTCGGTGAAAAGATTCTCCGAGAGACAGATGTAACCATCTGGAGCATCCCAAAGACGTTGACTTTCATCCGGAATAATAATAGGAGCAAGAGGGGACAACCTGCCGAGTCTAACTGCTCTCTCAGCCGAGTCAAGCTTAATAGTCTTCTGCGGAATGTGTGAGAGGACGTGCCTCCTAACCCTAGAAACGCGAGGAATAACCGGCAATGACCCACAAACAACGACATGGTCCTCGGGAATACAAGAGTCGTCCAGGTCCTCATCAATCAGAGAGGGGATCGCACAAGGGAGATGGGATGAACTCGTAGTCGCCACGTGAGAGAAAGCCCGGCGTTGAAGTTCAGCAAATAAAGCTGAATCAGAAGACGCATCGGAATGGGGGCTCGTTGACGACCTCGGCCCACCATGACTCGGCCCGTTGTTATCGTCAGAATCCGAGGAGGTCGCTTGTCGGAGGTGACTTGCCGCAGAAGAGTCAGAGGAAGCAGATCCGGGGGAAGTCATCGAAggcgaacaaaaaaaaaagagaagacaaacgatttaaagaaagaagagaaggaactATACCTGATGACTCGAGAGCAGAGGATGACTCGTAGACAggatgaagaaaatgaagaagagaggaagtaTTTATAGGAAGGGACGGAGGATTCTCGAGACGCAATCATTACAGCACGCGTTGGGTGACGGTACGACTTCCGGATTTCACGCGCGTCAAGAACTGCACACGATATTCGACCCCTAGCATCAAAAACCGAGGAATCTCACACGCGTCCTTTCACTTCCTCAAGTCCTGTCCAGAATTACCACCCCAACGATCGAAAGTTAAATTCCAAAATCATTCAGACGAGCTAAATTCCCAAGCCGAGCCACCAGGGAGAAGACGAGTCCTTCGGACAAAGTTCTCCGTCTAAAGGCTACGAACTGGTGATGAGGGGGGAATACTGTTAGGGGTAGATCCTCACCCCAACAAAAGGCCCGGCCCATAAAAGGCCCAAATAAACCTCCAAAGAAGGAAAGGTATTTTGGTCCTTTCGGAGGACGAACCGACACAATTCCCTATAAATACTGGCGTACCGCGTTCGAAACAAGGGGTTGCACAAAAAGGGAAAGAATATGGATAGCAAGTACAGGCTCTCTCTCGTCCAAAGTTAGAATCGACGAGCTTGCAGCTCGTCTATCGTTTTTCGTCCGATATTTTTAACTCATCTAAGTTACGTTGTAACCCGTCTTTTTATGCCCCGACACCGATCAATAAAAAAGAACTTCGACCTCTTTTTTACcgaattaaaacattttaattgtgaccgatttggacatcaacagGTGAGTTTTGCGGATGGTATAAAAACGTTTGCTTTGAGTATGGGAGAGTTTCCTCTCTCAGCAAACGTTGCTTTAACTAATGTTCTTTATGTGCCCACGTTGAACTGCACTTTATTATAAGTATCAAGGGTTCCTCATACTAAACGTGtaaacaaagttacaaaactTTATTACCTAtgacttttaattttgtttagaataagACACTTTCTgctgtaacaaaataaataatcatccCGGTAAATACCAAAAATCAATATCCTAAACAATCAGATTTAATTGATTTAGGAGTTTTGTGGTTTAGTAAATCTCAGCATTCAATTCTCACAGCTCCACTCTCAGAGGAAATGAATTTTGGTTTCCTAATGACTGGCTCCATGCACTGAATCACATCTCCGACTCTAAAATCATTCCATTCTCCCATCACAAGCCCACACTCGTTCCCTTTCCCAACCTGTTCCACGTCTTGTTTCTCACGTTTCAGCGACGCGCACGGGCCTTCAAACACCACTTCTCCGCTCCGTAACAGCCTCATCAGTCCGCTTCTACATACCCGACCGTCCATCACTTTGCAACCTGCGATGCTCACTCCATCTTCTTCTGTCCTTCTCTTTCCTAAGATCTTGAATATGCTAAGCACCTCCGCTTCACCAGACACCTCCATCTCCGATACTCCCGGTGCTTTCTCCACGATCAAGTTCCCGACGTCTTCAAGCAAATGGTATATCACACGGTGATGGAATACCTAAAGAGTTTACCATTGGTTACAATGCTAAAAGCTATCTCCAAGATATAAATGTGAAAGGAAACGATGTTTTGGAACAGAACGGGGCACCTTGACGCTGGCTTGAGCCGCAGAAAGATTAGCACAGCTACCACCCTTAACGTTAAACCCAACGATACACGCACCACAAGCTTGTGCCAAGTCCAAATCAGAGTGAGAAATAGCTCCCACTCCACTATGAACAATGTTCACAAATACCTAGCCAATATAAACCAATAGGCaaattcacaacaaaaaaaagccaaTAAGGCACAATCACCTTTATATCAACATATTGGTTTTACGCACCTGTGGGCTATTCAATGTTTTTAACGCATCAGCAACAGCCTGTGCGGTTCCTTGCACGTCTGATTTCACTACTATTGGTAACTCAACCCGAACAAACCCTTCCTCAgactctgtttctgttctaGCTGCTTCCTCTGTTCTGGCTTCCTCTGCTTTCAACAACCGATCTTTCTCATATTTCCTTTTACGCCCTTCACTCAACATCCTCGCACGTTCCTCTGATTCCACCACAATGACATCGTCGCCAGCCATTGGAAGACCTTTAAGCCCTTCAATCTCAACCGGCATCGCTGGTGTTGCTCGGTCAGTTGTCTTACCAATCATGTCCCGAATAGCCCTGAGTCTTCCCCATTGAGACCCGATGACTACGTGCTGACCTCTCACCAAAGTTCCGGCTTTTACAATAATGGTGGCTAACGGTCCACGGCCTTTGTCTAGCCGAGCCTCCACCACATATGCTTGAGCTGGTCCATCCACACGTGCTTTAAGGTCCATATCAACAGCTTGGAGAAGCAGAGCTTCTTCTAATTTGTCTAGCCCTGTACTCTTCATTGCAGATACCTCAACAGCCTGAAACAACAAGTCAATCACCATTGTTAAAGTAACCATCATAAACtgagtcaaaactcaaaacaaaacaaaaaatgctgAATCCAGGTTGCGTCACTGGACTAGGCtcagagaaaacaaattttagagTAAGACTCTCAAGTCTCACCTGAACATTTCCTCCAATATCCTCAAGCTCTATCCCCTCAGACGTGAGCTGGTACTTAACTTTTTCCGGATTAGCTCCCGGTTTATCGCATTTATTGATCGCAACCACAATCGGAACATTCGCTGATCTAGCGTGCTTAATAGCCTCAAGTGTCTGCGGCATTACCCCATCATCAGCAGCAACCACCAAAACGACTATATCAGTCACAGCGGCTCCCCGAGCTCGCATCTCACTGAAAGCAGCATGGCCAGGTGTGTCGAGGAATGTGATTGAAGTGCCTGAATCAGGCATGCCAACCACGAAAGCACCAACGTGCTGAGTGATTCCACCAGCTTCTCTAGCAGCAACAGAGGTGTTTCTTAAAGCATCCAACAACGAGGTTTTCCCATGATCGACATGGCCCATTACGGTTACAACTGGAGGGCGTGGACGAATGTCAGATCCTTCTGTTGAATGTTGCCTCCTTACATTGATCCCTATTTCCTACAAAGGATGAGAAACACACAAACAGAATTATACTAATATCCGGAGGACTAACCTGATGCGATTCAAACCAGGATAACAAATTCTAAAACCGAATCAAATCCATTATCCTGGAACTAGACGTAAAATCACCTTACCATTGCAAGAAGCTCGGCGACATCAACACTGATTGTGTCGAATTCTGAACTAACAGTTTCACCAACATTGACGAGAATGCTCTGCAAAACCCCCACTGACTCACCAGTACGCCTTGAGAGCTCAAGTAGTGACATCCCTTCGAATATATCAACCGTCTTCTCAGGTAATCCCTTTGCCAATCTTTTCAGCCTAGGAGGCACATAAGGAGCTTCAACAGGTGGCATATCTGGTTTTTTCTCCCGTTTTGAAaactttccttttgttttcacAGTCTGTTTCTTGCGTTCACGATGACTCAGACCCCGATCAACATCCTCTTTTCTTTTCGCCAATGTTTCTCGGCTGGCATGAAAATACCTGTTCAAAAAACAATCCAATCCAAGCCAGCGAACATTCAGATAGATACTCGGAGTACTCTCAGGAGAATAATATCTAAGAGagaattgacaaagaaaaagactATGCAAACGGTTTACCTTATGGATGTTTCATTAGGGAAAGATTCATCACTACGGGACCAATTTGATAGCGAGCTAAAACCAAATCCTAAACATGAAAAAGGGTGAGATACTCGTTATCCAAATTCACTTTCTAACAAAGTAGAAGAAAGATGGTAATCGCCTGTGACTGTGAGTGAACACTCTTTAAACACTTACCATTTAGGTACCGAGCGAATGAAAAAGAGAGACTTTCAGAAGCTCGTTTAAAAGTCGTCGAGGAAATCTGCCTCTCTGTAGATGCTACTACTCGTGGAAGCACCAAACCTATTCTAAAAGAGGCTTGAATACcctgaaaatatgtaaatttacttGAGACATAAGAATCCATAAACATATGTGAAATGCTTATAAAAATGAGACTGAAATGCTGATATATATGCAAAGCAACTCAAACATTCTGTATCTActcaccaaacaaacaaactcgcAAAAACAAAGACTTGATTATGCTATGTAAAACAAAACGAATCATTATAATCACTACATTTCAAATCAAGAATTCGAAAGACGGCCGAGATGCTGATATATACGcaaaccaattcaaaaaatgTGCAACTAatcaccaaaccaaacaaactggAAAAAATTGCAGACTCAAACATGCCGAAACGTATGGTTAATATTCTAATACATTTATAGTCAACAATTTGAAAGTTCGAATAGCTTAGACAATGAAGTGATAAATACATACTCATACGCCTAATCACATTCATGCATATGCAGATTTCCTTCCCTAAGAAAATGTCAGATAGACTTAGAAAAAGCTAAAGGGCCTAATAAACCCAACTTTTTAGAGATAAACAGTATGAGAACCAAGAATCCAACATTTAATAATCATCCATATAACTTCTAACCAAACCAGCAAACATGACTACAATATTCCccaaggagaaaacaagaactTCCACTAGAGGTATGCAAATATTGGGAAAATACACGGAAATAGTATGAAATGGAAGCTAAATCTAAAAGCTTTTTACTCGAATTCATCAGGAAAGTACGGAAAAGGTACCTTCTTGCCTAAGTGCCTGGACGCCATTCATATGTCAAATCAGTCTctgcatcaaaacaaaaaccctcaATTTGATAAGCATCAGACTGAAAACTGaagaactgagaaaaaaaaaatcaaaacttgagaaTAAAACGCATGTCCTAAATGATTCTTATCAAACCCAAAACCCTAAAGAGAAGCTTCTAGTCACTGCACATTGGATTCTGCGTCTTCTCCACAAATTAACACAAATATTCGAACAAGGAGTAAAATAAAACAGATCCCATATGTCAGAGTCGGATTGCACCATGAAGTGCAAAAAATAGAGTAGATGAATGAGAAGCATGACTaaatcaaattcacaaaattacgCAGCAACTTGGTCTAGGCAAATGAACAAACACCTTGTGCGCGCATACGAAATTCACTAAAGAACACAAATCAGATTAAGCCGCGCAAGTACATCTAACCTTGAAAAGATAAGGAAAGTATTATCGAACGGTGAATCTCTCCGGTCTTCTGAACTCTTGTCTTGTCTTCAGACAATCGTGGAAGAGAGAGATTAgtctgaagaagaaaaaatcttgTTACAAGCGAAGGATGAATGAAGATCAAAATGCGCAAAAACCTCATTTTTTTACTcccatgttttttttgtttgataccTAAATTGTATTTGGGCTAAAACCCAAGTCCATATCATTTTTAgcccaaacaaaacaaaaaatcttattCGAGTTAAATTGCTGTTTTGCATACGGTAATAcaatatttggtttaatttaatacTTGGTTTGACTACGAATAAACATGGGTACCTATACCTTAGCTCTCGGGGATTTCGAGATCGAATTAAACAGAAAGTTAATATTTGTGTATATCTGTATTGCAAAATAGGCCTAAAGAACTTGCTAGACAAGTTATGGCACTATATAAATAAGCCTAAAGACTAAAGACTAAACTTGAGATAAACTGTTATACTACTAAAGTTTAGTTCGAGGATTGCAATTTGCAACAAAAATTCAAGACTCTTTTTTAGAGAGGCTGAACCTACTTGGGGAATGTTATAGAAGAACATGTTAAGAACGAAAAAAATgtctttcattttatttatcttttatagcCATGATAATAACACACtcgagaaagaggaaaaaaaaaatgcgaaAACGAAGAGTTCGATGGGTTTGGCATCAACGTAAAGTTTGTAAAATACAAAGAATCACAACAAAGAGAAATCTCTCCCAAAATGGGtaataaccaaacacaaaccggtttgtatcatcatctctctcaatCTCCCTTTCTTTCATTAGGCCGTAACTTGGCCGAACAACGACTTACGGATCTgcgaaaaataaaatgaatcagAGAACCAAAGTGAAACAAGACAACGGACCAATGATGAATCACAGAACGCAATCTATGCGGGTAAAGAATTTGTTTTCATACCACTGGGAGTTTCATGCGGAATGCCACATCAAGACGTGCATCAAGAGTGTTCTCGCACACGATTTTACCATCACGAGAAGCTAGCACAACACCTCCAGAGCTATAACAAGTTCCAAATACATATAGCTATATCAAAGCCGGATCTCTATACTTTCCTTTTCTACAGAT from Camelina sativa cultivar DH55 chromosome 2, Cs, whole genome shotgun sequence includes the following:
- the LOC104719197 gene encoding uncharacterized protein LOC104719197, coding for MASRHLGKKGIQASFRIGLVLPRVVASTERQISSTTFKRASESLSFSFARYLNGFGFSSLSNWSRSDESFPNETSIRYFHASRETLAKRKEDVDRGLSHRERKKQTVKTKGKFSKREKKPDMPPVEAPYVPPRLKRLAKGLPEKTVDIFEGMSLLELSRRTGESVGVLQSILVNVGETVSSEFDTISVDVAELLAMEIGINVRRQHSTEGSDIRPRPPVVTVMGHVDHGKTSLLDALRNTSVAAREAGGITQHVGAFVVGMPDSGTSITFLDTPGHAAFSEMRARGAAVTDIVVLVVAADDGVMPQTLEAIKHARSANVPIVVAINKCDKPGANPEKVKYQLTSEGIELEDIGGNVQAVEVSAMKSTGLDKLEEALLLQAVDMDLKARVDGPAQAYVVEARLDKGRGPLATIIVKAGTLVRGQHVVIGSQWGRLRAIRDMIGKTTDRATPAMPVEIEGLKGLPMAGDDVIVVESEERARMLSEGRKRKYEKDRLLKAEEARTEEAARTETESEEGFVRVELPIVVKSDVQGTAQAVADALKTLNSPQVFVNIVHSGVGAISHSDLDLAQACGACIVGFNVKGGSCANLSAAQASVKVFHHRVIYHLLEDVGNLIVEKAPGVSEMEVSGEAEVLSIFKILGKRRTEEDGVSIAGCKVMDGRVCRSGLMRLLRSGEVVFEGPCASLKREKQDVEQVGKGNECGLVMGEWNDFRVGDVIQCMEPVIRKPKFISSESGAVRIEC